A stretch of Gloeocapsopsis sp. IPPAS B-1203 DNA encodes these proteins:
- the glmS gene encoding glutamine--fructose-6-phosphate transaminase (isomerizing) codes for MCGIVGYIGTQAATEILLSGLEKLEYRGYDSAGIATIFEGEIHCVRAKGKLHNLREKLERTENPAQIGIGHTRWATHGKPEEYNAHPHMDMAMRVAVVQNGIIENYRELREELKQLGHEFRSETDTEVIPHLIAQFLKNKNSHSSPFLEAVRQAVNKLEGAFAIAVISADYPDELIIARQQAPLAIGFGQGEFFCASDTPALVPHTRAVLALENGEVAKLTPLGVEVYNFSGDRLKKQPRRLNWNPVMVEKQGFRHFMLKEIYEQPGVVRTFIEAYLKDNWKPDNATETPIKLNLPEHLYADLEQVQIVACGTSWHASLIGKYLLEQLAGIPTMVQYSSEFRYAPPPLTTNTLMIGVTQSGETADTLAALAMEKERRRDVSPEYQVRLLGITNRLDSSIATIAAHLIDTHAGIEIGVAATKSFISQLLAFYCLALDLGFRRKTLSPHRLYEILQGIRQLPAQIELILESQERYIQELTHQFNDTQDFIFIGRGINFPIALEAALKLKEISYIHAEGYPAGELKHGPIALLDAKVPVVAIAMPGSVYEKVISNAQEAKARDSQLVGVTSMNDSEAVETFDDLIPVPAVEELLSPIISVIPLQLLAYHIAARRGLDVDQPRNLAKSVTVE; via the coding sequence ATGTGCGGAATCGTTGGCTATATTGGCACTCAAGCAGCTACAGAAATTTTACTTTCTGGTCTAGAAAAACTAGAGTATCGGGGCTATGATTCCGCAGGAATTGCCACCATCTTTGAAGGTGAAATTCATTGTGTACGAGCAAAAGGTAAACTTCACAATCTCCGAGAAAAATTAGAACGAACTGAGAATCCTGCCCAAATTGGTATTGGACACACGCGTTGGGCAACACATGGCAAGCCCGAAGAGTACAACGCTCATCCACATATGGACATGGCGATGCGGGTAGCAGTTGTACAAAACGGCATTATTGAAAACTATCGCGAGTTACGCGAGGAACTCAAACAACTCGGACACGAGTTTCGCTCAGAAACTGATACTGAAGTCATTCCGCACCTCATTGCACAGTTTCTCAAAAACAAAAATTCGCATTCTTCGCCCTTTTTAGAAGCCGTTAGACAAGCCGTCAATAAGCTTGAGGGGGCGTTTGCGATCGCAGTCATTTCTGCGGACTACCCTGATGAACTGATTATTGCCCGACAACAAGCACCACTAGCAATTGGTTTTGGTCAAGGGGAATTTTTTTGTGCCTCTGATACTCCAGCTTTAGTACCACACACCCGCGCAGTGCTGGCATTAGAAAATGGTGAAGTGGCAAAATTAACACCCTTAGGTGTGGAAGTGTATAACTTTTCAGGCGATCGCTTGAAAAAACAGCCTCGTAGACTTAACTGGAATCCGGTTATGGTAGAAAAACAAGGATTCCGACATTTCATGCTCAAAGAAATCTACGAGCAACCTGGAGTCGTCAGAACATTTATTGAAGCTTATCTTAAAGACAACTGGAAGCCTGATAACGCTACAGAAACACCAATCAAACTCAATCTACCCGAACATCTATACGCTGACTTAGAGCAAGTGCAAATTGTTGCTTGTGGCACAAGCTGGCACGCTAGCCTAATCGGGAAGTACTTACTCGAACAGTTGGCAGGAATTCCGACTATGGTGCAATACTCCTCAGAATTTCGCTATGCACCACCACCTTTAACAACAAATACACTCATGATTGGCGTTACTCAATCAGGAGAAACTGCTGATACTTTGGCAGCATTGGCGATGGAAAAAGAACGCCGTAGAGATGTCTCACCAGAGTATCAAGTGAGATTATTAGGAATTACCAACCGCCTCGATAGTTCAATTGCAACAATTGCTGCTCACTTAATAGATACTCACGCGGGTATTGAAATCGGTGTTGCAGCAACCAAGAGTTTTATTTCTCAGTTGTTAGCATTTTATTGCTTAGCGTTAGATTTAGGCTTTCGCCGTAAAACATTGTCACCACATCGTTTGTATGAAATTCTTCAAGGAATACGTCAGTTACCTGCGCAGATTGAGTTAATTTTAGAAAGCCAAGAACGTTATATCCAAGAATTAACGCATCAATTTAACGACACGCAAGACTTTATTTTTATTGGACGCGGTATTAATTTCCCCATTGCTTTAGAAGCCGCGTTGAAATTGAAAGAAATTAGCTATATTCATGCCGAAGGATATCCCGCCGGAGAACTCAAACATGGACCAATTGCATTGTTAGATGCTAAAGTGCCTGTCGTTGCGATCGCCATGCCTGGTAGTGTTTACGAAAAAGTGATATCTAACGCCCAAGAAGCCAAAGCACGTGATTCGCAGCTCGTTGGGGTGACTTCAATGAATGATTCTGAAGCAGTTGAGACCTTTGATGACTTGATTCCTGTTCCTGCTGTAGAAGAGTTACTTTCACCCATTATTAGTGTAATTCCTTTACAGTTATTGGCTTACCACATTGCGGCACGTCGCGGCTTAGATGTCGATCAACCACGAAATTTAGCAAAGTCTGTAACTGTTGAGTAA
- a CDS encoding DUF29 domain-containing protein has product MNTLYDRDFYQWIETTVNQLRQQKFDLVDWENLIEELEGLGRSEKRAVRSHLVILLLHLLKWQYQPEYQSRSWRTSVNNARRQLMKLLKDNPSLAGDFLLESVPDAYEEAKETASEETTIFLENFPDACPYTVEQLLAKDWLPRS; this is encoded by the coding sequence ATGAATACACTTTACGACCGAGACTTTTATCAATGGATCGAAACAACTGTTAATCAATTAAGGCAACAGAAGTTTGACTTAGTTGATTGGGAGAATCTGATTGAGGAACTAGAGGGATTGGGCAGGAGTGAGAAACGAGCAGTTAGAAGCCATTTAGTGATTTTATTGCTGCACCTACTTAAATGGCAGTATCAACCAGAGTACCAAAGTCGGAGCTGGCGAACATCTGTCAATAATGCCAGAAGACAACTGATGAAATTACTGAAAGATAATCCAAGTTTGGCTGGAGATTTTCTTTTAGAATCAGTTCCTGATGCCTATGAAGAGGCGAAGGAAACAGCAAGTGAAGAAACAACTATTTTTCTGGAAAACTTTCCCGATGCTTGTCCCTATACAGTTGAGCAACTATTAGCTAAGGATTGGCTGCCGCGATCTTAG
- a CDS encoding polyketide cyclase / dehydrase and lipid transport, whose protein sequence is MRGWLSKIIHRKGRRFQCSLVRTYREISPASVDELWQKVVNLADVSWHPLLTSTNVPNGLVPKPGLIFQAVTRLGPIPIKIFVERVNPGEMMSVRVLSIPGVEERVIYRVESTVCGTCVSYSVTLNGWLSPLIWSLIKPRAAKVAAALAAATEQATNSALSPKPKSLKDSCFDF, encoded by the coding sequence ATGCGAGGCTGGTTGTCCAAAATTATTCACCGCAAAGGTCGCCGGTTTCAATGTTCTTTAGTGCGAACATACCGAGAAATTAGTCCTGCCTCGGTGGATGAACTTTGGCAAAAAGTCGTAAACTTAGCAGATGTTTCTTGGCATCCGTTGCTCACTAGCACTAATGTTCCCAATGGTTTAGTACCCAAACCAGGTTTGATTTTTCAAGCAGTAACGCGCCTTGGTCCTATTCCCATTAAGATTTTTGTGGAGCGCGTAAATCCTGGAGAAATGATGAGTGTCAGAGTGTTGTCTATTCCAGGTGTAGAAGAACGAGTCATTTACCGCGTAGAGTCAACAGTGTGTGGTACTTGTGTTTCTTACTCTGTCACATTGAATGGTTGGTTATCACCTCTCATCTGGTCTTTAATTAAACCTCGTGCAGCAAAAGTTGCTGCGGCGTTGGCAGCTGCTACCGAACAAGCAACAAATAGTGCCTTGTCACCAAAACCAAAATCTTTAAAAGATAGTTGTTTTGACTTCTAA
- a CDS encoding CAAX protease: MMSDLAVNYWRELISGALTFSFDAFQQVITLPYGLWLALLVVLLSGLSLAVGQSIILFINRVKPRRFAFSLLLNAVLFTFGFIFLALSTWLICRLPWSTRVSFLTLVKVLGLGYTPLLFSFLGALPYFGYPINNILAVWNLLAMVVGFAVVAQVDTGSALIYIALGWVVKQVLTGTIGQPIARLGYSLADRVAGVDLANTRQELRERVLTGVRPATPIMTASQTPLPERQLIQIPRRSAPEAARTVAQSLITQPIASTTLNITQRIETSDPLVQLKHQTRGISQPLKLAMSLLVMAIAFAIVLVLLRPIRNGLFGWYKELSGLLRLVFDLVWIGVVAIVFAGILAPLESLGWWAGWYGDDLDTATANTESAAAQPANRTINRYVVYLDGIAQSGDKYTPDIEDFLAALQPALPKDVELIQGLMMYSVLNKPLDQDRPLAFLWKMADKVRWTNPAALLGLLVNLRNTIIVAVSSDKRYGPIYNQGIAQVIFDGLVERGYQPGSGVPITLIGYSGGGEMSVAAAPYLKRSTGASIDVISLGGVMSANNNFLKLEQLYHIVGDKDTVERMGPIMFPGRWKIFVLSYWNRGKRKGKITILSAGPVGHQVPGGYMDPQATLLDGRTYLQQTIEIILQILRGEALRADQSISRQTSHYALYQAAAFNRPDYYPIAQTVDLKWYRPIGDWMGRLILPKLEVRSLVQGVLFEVHHAPKEYRHLIGQTVKLRWVDHPDVQKLVQAVTKDVHFSADAEFSSRYGGSIHPDRLNHWQQVDPLESLAGAHPVDDLIVKLDRAVEVTEDALYINSTPIQITGRFYALVRFVQAVGGTEQFQVIHFDRVARQFNGKVELMHLPQVILAKAYGSYPSTTRDLEKSPFNETGWYVYGAKDAQDIFVVQSLAPRVLFRLQPEAVVFGRKAAYTYIRKRAWANIVEQKGKISSVLCPSRLNGTDAAIKVAIDGWQVGDRALVVHTYGGIGGKKKEPAAATPIFFGHFAYGLAEVVRDPLADELRFDICYHQVYTQNTDGLIAGTLHWSRYMGDRQFGWVGTRPTCDILIKLDAFTNTYTINNVTVSPLDLMMRQLQVMTARYRIGDGTGGTYVGPANNCSQDSNQALFASIRTTARILRENPQVLQMLLQEVDQEQRFKKLQLLGKDLEGKLQSLGGSRTDWEKNEYNLGSTLEDNPLRNLWTGLGSWQTMLPRKASDTIVQTFLKYGASVWILRTNQIGGYDPDTEPIAPITL; this comes from the coding sequence ATGATGTCTGATCTAGCAGTGAACTATTGGCGTGAACTGATTAGTGGTGCATTGACTTTCAGCTTTGATGCCTTCCAGCAGGTCATAACACTTCCCTACGGACTATGGTTAGCACTATTAGTCGTGCTGCTATCAGGTCTATCGCTTGCTGTTGGACAAAGTATTATTTTATTTATTAATCGTGTCAAGCCAAGGCGATTTGCGTTTAGTTTATTGCTAAACGCTGTTCTATTTACGTTTGGATTTATCTTTCTCGCCTTGAGCACTTGGCTAATTTGTCGCCTGCCGTGGTCAACACGCGTATCATTCCTCACCTTGGTTAAAGTTTTGGGATTAGGATACACACCTTTGCTGTTTAGCTTTCTAGGAGCCTTGCCTTACTTTGGCTATCCTATCAACAATATTCTTGCCGTCTGGAACTTACTAGCAATGGTGGTGGGATTTGCTGTTGTTGCTCAGGTTGACACTGGATCTGCTTTGATATACATTGCGCTTGGCTGGGTTGTGAAGCAAGTTTTAACAGGAACTATTGGACAGCCCATTGCTCGCCTAGGTTACAGCCTCGCCGATCGCGTTGCTGGAGTTGATTTAGCAAACACGCGCCAAGAGTTAAGAGAACGAGTGTTAACAGGGGTAAGACCTGCGACACCAATAATGACAGCGTCTCAAACTCCGCTACCAGAACGTCAATTGATTCAGATCCCAAGGCGTTCTGCTCCAGAGGCAGCCCGAACCGTTGCTCAAAGCCTTATAACTCAACCGATCGCTTCTACCACCCTAAATATTACTCAAAGGATCGAGACATCCGATCCATTAGTGCAGCTTAAACATCAAACACGCGGTATTTCTCAACCTCTAAAGCTGGCGATGAGCTTATTAGTCATGGCGATCGCGTTTGCAATTGTCTTAGTGCTACTGCGTCCAATTCGCAATGGTCTATTTGGTTGGTACAAGGAATTATCGGGTCTATTGCGGCTGGTTTTTGATTTGGTCTGGATTGGCGTGGTTGCGATCGTCTTTGCCGGAATTCTAGCACCACTGGAGTCGTTAGGTTGGTGGGCAGGTTGGTATGGCGATGATCTCGATACTGCAACTGCAAATACTGAATCAGCAGCGGCACAACCGGCTAACCGCACAATCAATCGCTATGTCGTTTATTTGGATGGAATTGCCCAGTCGGGAGATAAGTATACGCCTGATATTGAAGATTTTTTGGCTGCACTACAGCCTGCTCTGCCCAAGGATGTGGAATTGATACAGGGTTTAATGATGTATTCAGTGCTGAACAAGCCTCTCGATCAAGACCGCCCATTGGCATTTTTGTGGAAAATGGCAGATAAAGTGCGATGGACAAATCCGGCAGCTTTGTTAGGACTTTTAGTGAACCTGCGAAACACGATCATTGTGGCGGTGTCTTCCGATAAGCGCTATGGACCTATTTACAATCAGGGCATCGCGCAAGTTATTTTTGATGGCTTAGTTGAACGAGGCTATCAGCCTGGAAGCGGTGTACCAATTACGCTGATTGGTTATAGCGGTGGGGGAGAAATGTCAGTTGCTGCTGCTCCCTATTTGAAGCGCTCAACTGGTGCATCTATTGATGTCATCTCTCTGGGTGGCGTGATGAGCGCTAACAATAACTTTTTGAAGCTGGAGCAGCTTTATCATATTGTAGGCGACAAAGATACTGTCGAGCGGATGGGACCGATTATGTTTCCAGGTCGCTGGAAAATTTTTGTGTTGTCGTATTGGAATCGAGGCAAGCGCAAAGGCAAAATTACAATCCTCTCTGCCGGACCTGTGGGTCATCAGGTTCCAGGAGGATACATGGACCCACAAGCAACGCTATTAGATGGACGAACTTATCTACAGCAGACAATCGAGATCATCCTTCAGATTTTGCGCGGAGAAGCACTGAGGGCGGATCAGTCAATTTCAAGACAAACCAGTCACTATGCCTTGTATCAGGCAGCAGCTTTCAACCGTCCTGACTATTACCCGATCGCTCAAACTGTTGATTTGAAATGGTATCGTCCAATTGGAGATTGGATGGGACGTTTGATCTTGCCTAAACTAGAGGTGCGATCGCTCGTCCAGGGAGTGCTATTTGAAGTTCATCATGCGCCAAAGGAGTATCGCCATCTGATTGGGCAGACAGTGAAGTTGCGTTGGGTAGACCATCCTGATGTCCAGAAGTTAGTTCAAGCAGTAACAAAAGATGTTCACTTCAGCGCAGATGCAGAATTTAGCAGCAGGTATGGCGGTTCAATTCATCCCGATCGCCTCAATCACTGGCAGCAGGTTGATCCGTTAGAATCTCTGGCAGGGGCGCATCCGGTTGATGACTTGATTGTCAAGCTCGATCGTGCAGTAGAAGTAACCGAGGATGCACTTTACATCAACAGTACGCCTATCCAAATTACAGGACGCTTTTATGCACTAGTACGGTTTGTGCAAGCAGTTGGCGGAACCGAGCAGTTTCAGGTTATTCATTTCGATCGAGTTGCGCGTCAGTTTAACGGCAAAGTAGAACTGATGCACTTGCCACAGGTCATCCTGGCAAAGGCTTATGGTAGCTATCCCTCGACAACTCGCGATCTAGAAAAATCACCCTTCAATGAAACAGGTTGGTATGTATATGGGGCAAAGGATGCTCAAGACATTTTTGTGGTGCAATCCCTCGCGCCGCGTGTGCTGTTCCGGCTGCAACCTGAAGCGGTTGTTTTTGGTCGTAAAGCTGCCTACACCTATATTCGCAAACGCGCTTGGGCAAATATAGTCGAGCAAAAGGGCAAAATCTCTTCAGTACTTTGTCCCAGCCGATTGAACGGTACTGATGCTGCAATTAAAGTGGCAATCGATGGTTGGCAAGTGGGCGATCGGGCATTAGTGGTACACACTTATGGTGGTATCGGTGGTAAGAAGAAAGAACCAGCTGCGGCAACGCCCATTTTCTTCGGACACTTTGCCTATGGCTTGGCGGAAGTTGTTCGCGATCCGCTGGCTGACGAACTGCGATTTGACATTTGCTATCACCAGGTTTACACCCAGAATACTGACGGATTAATAGCTGGTACGCTGCACTGGTCGCGCTACATGGGCGATCGCCAGTTTGGTTGGGTAGGCACTCGTCCCACCTGTGATATTCTCATTAAACTTGATGCTTTTACAAACACTTACACAATCAATAACGTGACCGTTTCTCCCTTAGATTTGATGATGCGTCAGCTTCAAGTGATGACGGCTCGCTATCGGATTGGAGATGGCACAGGCGGTACTTATGTTGGACCTGCTAATAACTGTTCGCAGGACTCTAACCAAGCACTCTTTGCCAGTATCCGTACAACAGCTCGTATCCTGCGAGAAAATCCTCAAGTATTACAAATGCTTTTACAAGAAGTAGACCAAGAACAGCGATTCAAAAAGCTACAGCTATTGGGAAAAGACCTAGAAGGAAAGCTGCAATCTTTGGGAGGATCAAGGACAGATTGGGAAAAGAATGAATACAACTTGGGCAGCACGCTAGAGGATAATCCATTACGGAACTTGTGGACTGGGCTGGGTAGTTGGCAAACTATGCTGCCACGTAAAGCTAGCGATACAATCGTGCAGACTTTTCTAAAGTATGGTGCATCTGTATGGATTCTACGAACGAATCAAATTGGTGGATACGATCCGGACACTGAACCGATCGCACCCATCACACTGTAG
- a CDS encoding chromophore lyase CpcT/CpeT yields MNLSSELTAIAQYLTGEFTNQEQAIAEPAWYVHLRLWHQPVSLFTEDSFTLFAEQANVLKLDQPYRQRLIRIQQQPSQASLQVQYYMPKNPTALRGAGANPTVLKSLTTNDFELLPGCLLDVTANQLERDCYHFKATLPSDRRCCFSYAGNTVQVSIGFEATPDEFLSYDKGIDSTTGKATWGAILGPYRFRRVRS; encoded by the coding sequence ATGAATTTATCGTCTGAACTTACAGCGATCGCCCAATACCTCACCGGCGAATTTACAAATCAAGAACAAGCGATCGCGGAACCAGCTTGGTACGTTCACTTACGTCTTTGGCATCAACCAGTATCCTTGTTTACCGAAGACAGCTTTACGCTATTTGCCGAACAAGCCAATGTCCTCAAGCTCGATCAACCTTATCGACAACGCTTGATTCGCATTCAACAGCAGCCTAGTCAGGCGTCATTACAAGTGCAATACTATATGCCGAAAAATCCTACTGCTTTACGCGGTGCAGGTGCTAACCCTACAGTTCTCAAATCCCTTACAACAAATGATTTTGAATTACTTCCAGGTTGTCTTCTCGATGTCACTGCAAACCAATTAGAACGCGATTGCTATCACTTTAAAGCCACACTACCATCAGATCGCCGCTGCTGTTTTTCCTATGCTGGTAATACTGTACAAGTCTCAATCGGCTTTGAAGCCACTCCAGATGAGTTTTTAAGCTACGACAAAGGAATTGACTCCACAACTGGTAAAGCCACCTGGGGAGCCATTCTTGGCCCATATCGTTTTCGGAGAGTGAGAAGCTAG
- the psaC gene encoding photosystem I iron-sulfur center protein PsaC codes for MSHSVKIYDTCIGCTQCVRACPTDVLEMVPWDGCKAGQIAASPRTEDCVGCKRCETACPTDFLSIRVYLSNAETTRSMGLAY; via the coding sequence ATGTCTCATAGTGTCAAAATTTACGATACCTGCATTGGCTGCACTCAATGTGTTCGTGCCTGCCCAACAGATGTGTTGGAAATGGTTCCCTGGGACGGCTGCAAAGCTGGTCAGATTGCTGCATCTCCGCGAACAGAAGATTGTGTAGGTTGCAAGCGGTGTGAAACTGCTTGTCCTACAGACTTTTTAAGCATTCGAGTTTATCTCAGTAATGCGGAAACCACGCGGAGTATGGGACTTGCCTATTGA
- the rodA gene encoding rod shape-determining protein RodA, which yields MLRILSPLRWKYWLAAWQQVDWLLLIAVVGLTVFGGVMIRSAELNQGLTDWWQHWLVGGIGLILALIIARCRYENLLQWHWVIYALTNISLLIVIFIGTTAKGAQRWISIGGFNIQPSEFAKIGVIITLAAVLHSRTAATIPAVIRALAVTAIPWLLVFVQPDLGTSLVFGAITLGMLYWGNANPGWLVLLISPIVAVILFSVYLPAWFVWATTMSVIAWQTLPWRWLGALGAIATNFAAGQLGYVLWGLLQDYQKDRLILFLNPEKDPLGGGYHLIQSRITIGAGQLWGQGLYQGTQTQLNFVPEQHTDFIFSVIGEELGFVGGLAVLFVFWLICLRLVHIAQTAKDNFGSLLAIGVLSMVVFQAIVNIAMTIGLAPVTGIPLPWLSYGRSALLTNFIAIGIVESVANYRQKRFKF from the coding sequence ATGCTACGAATCTTATCTCCTCTGCGCTGGAAATATTGGCTAGCAGCGTGGCAACAAGTTGATTGGTTATTGCTTATTGCCGTGGTTGGCTTAACTGTGTTTGGTGGAGTTATGATCCGCAGTGCAGAACTAAATCAAGGGTTAACTGATTGGTGGCAGCATTGGCTTGTGGGTGGTATCGGTTTGATACTGGCGCTAATCATTGCACGTTGTCGCTACGAGAACTTATTGCAGTGGCATTGGGTTATCTATGCGCTGACCAATATTTCGCTATTGATTGTGATTTTTATTGGTACTACAGCTAAAGGTGCGCAACGTTGGATCAGTATTGGTGGCTTTAATATCCAACCTTCAGAGTTTGCCAAAATAGGAGTTATTATTACTTTAGCAGCCGTGCTACACTCGCGAACTGCAGCAACCATTCCGGCTGTCATAAGAGCATTAGCTGTAACTGCAATTCCTTGGTTATTAGTGTTTGTTCAACCTGACTTGGGTACATCCCTTGTTTTTGGGGCAATTACACTTGGAATGCTCTATTGGGGTAATGCTAATCCTGGTTGGCTAGTACTACTAATTTCTCCGATTGTCGCTGTTATTTTATTTAGTGTCTATCTACCTGCATGGTTTGTCTGGGCGACAACTATGAGTGTTATAGCTTGGCAAACTTTGCCTTGGCGTTGGTTAGGAGCATTAGGTGCGATCGCTACTAATTTTGCGGCTGGTCAATTAGGTTATGTTCTTTGGGGATTATTGCAAGACTACCAAAAAGATCGCTTAATTTTGTTCCTCAACCCCGAAAAAGATCCGCTTGGCGGTGGCTATCATCTGATTCAATCGCGGATCACTATTGGCGCAGGACAATTGTGGGGACAAGGTTTATATCAAGGAACGCAAACACAACTTAATTTTGTTCCAGAACAACATACGGATTTTATTTTCTCAGTCATTGGAGAAGAACTAGGCTTTGTTGGTGGTTTAGCAGTGTTATTTGTATTTTGGTTAATTTGTCTACGCTTGGTGCATATTGCTCAAACTGCCAAAGATAACTTCGGTTCTTTGTTGGCTATTGGTGTTTTATCAATGGTTGTTTTTCAGGCGATCGTTAATATTGCGATGACTATTGGACTTGCGCCTGTAACTGGCATTCCTCTGCCCTGGCTGAGTTACGGACGATCAGCATTACTCACAAACTTTATTGCTATTGGTATTGTTGAATCTGTCGCCAATTACCGCCAAAAACGATTCAAATTTTAG
- a CDS encoding Mrp/NBP35 family ATP-binding protein — protein sequence MLETLNSSSVLEVLRPVQDPELRKSLVELNMIRNVKIDNGKVSFTLVLTTPACPLREFIVEDCQKAVKQLPGVTDVAVDVTAETPQQKSLPDRTGISGVKNILAVSSGKGGVGKSTVAVNIAVALAQTGAKVGLLDADIYGPNAPTMLGLGETQVMVRQGQQGEVLEPAFNHGVKLVSMGFLIDRDQPVIWRGPMLNGIIRQFLYQVEWGELDYLIVDMPPGTGDAQLTLTQAVPMAGAVIVTTPQTVALLDSRKGLRMFQQMQVPVLGIVENMSYFIPPDMPEKQYDIFGSGGGEKTAAELGIPLLGCVPLEISLRQGGDRGVPIVVAYPDSASAKALKAIALSIAGKVSVAALT from the coding sequence ATGTTAGAAACACTCAACTCCAGTTCCGTCTTAGAAGTTTTGCGCCCCGTGCAAGATCCAGAACTCCGCAAAAGTTTGGTGGAACTGAATATGATTCGCAATGTCAAGATTGACAATGGCAAGGTTAGCTTCACCTTAGTTTTAACAACTCCAGCTTGTCCATTACGTGAATTCATTGTTGAAGACTGTCAAAAGGCTGTTAAGCAGTTACCTGGTGTAACTGATGTTGCTGTTGATGTGACAGCTGAAACTCCACAACAAAAAAGTTTACCTGACCGAACGGGAATTTCTGGTGTCAAAAATATTTTGGCAGTTTCTAGTGGTAAAGGAGGAGTAGGAAAAAGTACTGTTGCAGTTAATATTGCGGTTGCGCTTGCCCAAACAGGAGCAAAAGTCGGATTACTCGATGCTGATATTTATGGACCAAACGCACCAACAATGTTAGGACTTGGAGAAACTCAAGTCATGGTACGGCAAGGTCAACAAGGTGAAGTGCTAGAACCTGCATTCAATCATGGTGTAAAACTGGTATCAATGGGATTTCTCATTGATCGCGACCAACCCGTGATTTGGCGCGGACCAATGCTCAATGGTATTATTCGCCAGTTCTTGTATCAAGTTGAGTGGGGAGAACTCGACTATCTGATTGTTGATATGCCACCAGGAACAGGAGATGCCCAGTTGACACTAACCCAAGCTGTACCAATGGCGGGTGCAGTGATTGTCACAACACCCCAAACTGTAGCATTACTTGATTCGCGCAAAGGCTTGCGGATGTTCCAACAAATGCAAGTGCCAGTGTTAGGTATTGTAGAAAATATGAGCTACTTTATTCCGCCAGATATGCCAGAAAAGCAATACGACATCTTCGGTTCTGGTGGTGGAGAAAAAACCGCAGCAGAACTTGGCATACCGTTACTCGGATGCGTACCGTTAGAAATCTCGCTGCGTCAAGGTGGCGATCGCGGTGTCCCTATTGTTGTTGCCTACCCCGATTCTGCCTCTGCAAAAGCTCTAAAGGCGATCGCACTTAGTATTGCTGGTAAAGTCTCTGTCGCCGCCTTAACTTAG
- the hemF gene encoding oxygen-dependent coproporphyrinogen oxidase — protein sequence MTTALNPQISSFQSPPPEDAKARVKQLMQNLQDNICQELEQLDGVGKFRQDSWDREEGGGGRSRVMRDGAIFEQGGVGFSEVWGSHLPPSILAQRPEAAGHKWFATGTSLVLHPRNPYVPTVHLNYRYFEAGPVWWFGGGADLTPYYPFAEDARHFHTTLKQACDTHHSEYYPTFKRWCDEYFYLKHRQETRGVGGIFFDYQDGQGQLYRGPTPDGISAAYSNSLGDLPRRGWEELFAFVQDCGNAFIPAYVPIVKRRKDIEYGDRERDFQLYRRGRYVEFNLVYDRGTIFGLQTNGRTESILMSLPPLVRWEYCYEPEPNTPEAELYETFLRPQDWANWKDQG from the coding sequence ATGACGACTGCTTTAAATCCTCAGATATCTTCTTTCCAATCTCCACCACCAGAAGATGCAAAAGCCAGAGTTAAACAGCTCATGCAGAATCTGCAAGATAACATCTGTCAGGAGTTAGAGCAACTAGATGGAGTTGGTAAGTTTCGCCAAGACTCTTGGGATCGCGAAGAAGGTGGCGGTGGGCGATCGCGTGTCATGCGTGATGGTGCAATCTTTGAACAAGGCGGTGTTGGTTTTTCAGAAGTGTGGGGTTCGCATCTACCCCCTTCGATTTTGGCACAGCGTCCCGAAGCAGCAGGACATAAATGGTTTGCGACAGGTACTTCATTAGTGTTGCATCCGCGAAATCCCTATGTCCCCACTGTTCACCTGAATTATCGTTACTTTGAAGCAGGTCCAGTATGGTGGTTTGGCGGGGGTGCAGACTTAACCCCTTACTATCCATTTGCTGAAGATGCTAGGCATTTTCACACAACTCTTAAGCAAGCCTGTGATACTCACCACTCAGAATATTACCCAACCTTTAAGCGGTGGTGTGATGAGTATTTTTATCTCAAGCATCGCCAGGAAACAAGAGGGGTTGGCGGTATCTTTTTTGACTACCAAGATGGGCAAGGACAGTTGTATCGCGGTCCTACTCCCGATGGCATATCAGCTGCCTATAGTAACTCTCTCGGCGATTTACCGCGGCGCGGTTGGGAAGAACTTTTTGCTTTCGTGCAAGATTGTGGCAACGCTTTCATACCAGCATATGTACCAATTGTCAAGCGGCGCAAAGATATCGAGTATGGCGATCGCGAACGTGATTTCCAGCTTTATCGTCGAGGTCGGTATGTAGAGTTTAATTTAGTCTATGACCGAGGTACTATTTTTGGCTTACAGACTAATGGACGTACTGAGTCAATTCTGATGTCGTTACCACCATTAGTACGTTGGGAATATTGTTACGAACCTGAACCAAATACTCCAGAAGCTGAGTTGTACGAAACCTTTTTAAGACCCCAAGATTGGGCAAATTGGAAAGATCAAGGATGA